Proteins from a single region of Hordeum vulgare subsp. vulgare chromosome 6H, MorexV3_pseudomolecules_assembly, whole genome shotgun sequence:
- the LOC123401919 gene encoding putative U-box domain-containing protein 42 isoform X2 has protein sequence MDTVMLIVPTTDFSQEDSMASSKAIMERQTARRAPTNMTQILESLFASVNLAKDLTVRCRGRALQLSDDEMQSIAHDLESVIQNICDHLGRISASALGSNAYSDVAMKSHSRKGYTDVAMSINAVTDMPNRRSVYDSGMPRLVDFLQGMYHESHEFGGQTFNSLPEVTEYVEPLYDGFFCPLTKEVMTDPVMTEGGVTYDRRAIEEHFERSADSSEPVCCPVTKVPLQSKAVMTNASLKSVIAEWRMRNEAMRIRIARTALSLSTTEAMVLEAIQELKSLTKLREKNKELMHKIGVTKVLSRLLDNHNEQIRLESLELLCLLVKDEEGKEIIGKTKAIARTVKLLSSSTVDERHAAISFLLELSESQLLLEKIGSTAGSILILTTMKINDSDDPIAAEKSGAVLKNLEKCPKNIKYMAESGYLEPLWSHLVEGPEEVQMEMISYLSELVLYQEVTIEITESTSGVLIEMVRSCNTVVHKAALDVLVQLSSHHPNSKVLVEAGAVLVMVEELFIRKIDDEPESYKAKAAIALANIVESGIDPDITVVNKEGHVLTSKYCVYNFVCMLKCFIPDDFNLSIIRLLLALTAFAKPLDVMVSVVRENHRGHAIVELMSSPMEALSIAATRLLITLSAHIGHTIAERLCKTQGQPGRLVKSISHARQITERHAASVTLLSRLPHRNISLNLALVQEGAVPVLLSGIEEMQSSAKRRSRYAAQYMEGLVGSLVRLTATLYNPTVLKEAMDHSLASVFTELLTGAAGSAEVQRLAAVGLENLSYQSIKLSQLPPEEDPRPKKKTMLKRLMTTRAQGNKNPQHQQPVCPVHRGVCSTVTSFCLLEAGAVEGLLVCLESDSPRVVEAALGALCTLVDDRVDVDRSVSALAELDAPRRVLGALRQHRENVLWHRCFCMVDKFLAHGDDRCVREVTGDRVLPAALVSAFHKGDAGAKQAAEGILTRLHRMPDYSATYMSVEI, from the exons CTCGCAGGGCCCCAACCAATATGACACAGATACTGGAATCTCTATTTGCCAGTGTCAACCTTGCTAAAGACCTCACTGTAAGGTGCAGAGGAAGAGCGCTGCAACTCTCAGATGATGAGATGCAAAGCATAGCACATGACCTGGAGAGTGTCATTCAGAACATATGTGATCATCTTGGCAGGATATCAGCATCAGCACTTGGCAGCAATGCTTACTCTGACGTGGCAATGAAGTCACACTCAAGGAAGGGCTACACCGATGTTGCTATGTCCATTAATGCAGTGACCGATATGCCCAATAGGAGGTCTGTCTACGACAGTGGCATGCCGAGGCTGGTGGACTTTCTGCAGGGAATGTACCATGAATCACATGAATTTGGCGGGCAGACGTTTAACTCTCTCCCGGAGGTCACAGAATATGTTGAGCCTCTGTATGATGGATTCTTCTGTCCACTGACAAAAGAGGTGATGACTGATCCTGTGATGACAGAGGGGGGTGTGACATATGACAGGAGAGCGATAGAAGAGCATTTTGAGAGGTCTGCAGACAGTTCGGAACCTGTCTGCTGCCCTGTCACAAAAGTTCCATTGCAGAGTAAGGCAGTGATGACTAATGCTTCCCTGAAGAGCGTAATTGCAGAATGGAGAATGAGGAATGAGGCAATGCGGATCAGAATTGCGCGAACTGCGCTGTCACTATCGACTACTGAGGCTATGGTTCTTGAGGCCATACAAGAGCTGAAATCGCTGACCAAGCTGAgagagaagaacaaggagctgaTGCATAAGATTGGTGTCACCAAGGTCCTATCACGTTTGTTGGACAACCACAATGAACAGATTCGGCTTGAGTCATTGGAGCTTCTGTGCTTGCTAGTTAAGGATGAAGAAGGAAAG GAAATCATTGGAAAGACCAAGGCCATTGCCAGGACAGTTAAGCTGCTGTCAAGTAGTACTGTTGATGAACGGCACGCAGCCATCTCTTTCTTGTTAGAGCTTTCAGAGTCCCAGTTATTGCTGGAGAAGATTGGTTCAACTGCTGGAAGTATTCTGATTCTCACCACAATGAAGATTAATGATTCTGATGATCCAATTGCTGCCGAGAAATCCGGAGCAGTCCTCAAGAACCTGGAAAAGTGTCCAAAGAACATCAAGTACATGGCCGAAAGTGGCTACCTAGAACCCCTTTGGAGTCATCTTGTTGAAG GTCCAGAAGAGGTGCAGATGGAGATGATCAGCTACCTAAGCGAGTTGGTCCTATACCAGGAAGTCACCATTGAAATCACTGAGAGTACGTCGGGCGTCCTCATCGAGATGGTGCGCAGCTGCAACACGGTGGTCCATAAGGCAGCGCTCGATGTCCTGGTCCAGCTTTCCTCGCACCACCCCAACAGCAAGGTGCTCGTTGAGGCAGGTGCTGTCCTGGTCATGGTTGAGGAGCTTTTCATACGGAAGATAGATGACGAACCCGAGAGCTACAAGGCCAAGGCTGCCATCGCCCTAGCCAACATCGTTGAGTCCGGCATTGATCCAGACATCACCGTGGTGAACAAGGAAGGCCACGTCCTCACGTCCAAGTATTGCGTCTACAACTTTGTGTGCATGCTCAAGTGCTTCATACCCGATGACTTCAATCTCAGCATCATCCGCCTACTGCTTGCGCTCACCGCATTTGCCAAGCCCCTGGATGTCATGGTCTCAGTGGTCAGAGAGAACCACCGCGGCCATGCCATTGTCGAGCTCATGAGCTCCCCAATGGAGGCACTTAGCATTGCTGCGACGAGGCTGCTCATCACTCTGTCAGCGCACATTGGCCACACCATCGCCGAGAGGCTCTGCAAGACTCAGGGGCAGCCGGGCAGGCTTGTCAAAAGCATCAGCCACGCCAGGCAAATCACTGAGCGGCATGCTGCTTCGGTGACGCTCCTCTCAAGGCTACCACACCGGAACATCTCGCTCAACCTTGCACTCGTGCAAGAGGGCGCCGTGCCGGTTCTGCTGAGCGGGATAGAAGAGATGCAGAGCAGCGCAAAGAGAAGGAGCCGGTACGCGGCACAATACATGGAGGGTCTGGTAGGCTCGCTGGTGCGGCTCACCGCGACGCTGTACAACCCGACCGTGCTGAAGGAAGCCATGGACCACAGCTTGGCCTCGGTGTTCACCGAGCTCCTCACCGGAGCTGCTGGAAGCGCTGAGGTGCAGCGGCTCGCCGCCGTGGGGCTAGAAAACCTCAGCTACCAGTCCATCAAACTGTCGCAGCTGCCACCGGAGGAGGACCCGCGGCCAAAGAAGAAGACAATGCTGAAGCGCCTAATGACCACAAGGGCGCAAGGCAACAAGAACCCCCAACACCAACAACCCGTCTGCCCGGTGCACCGGGGAGTCTGCTCCACGGTGACATCCTTCTGCCTCCTCGAGGCCGGCGCCGTCGAGGGCCTCCTCGTCTGCCTCGAGAGCGACAGCCCCCGGGTCGTGGAGGCCGCGCTGGGAGCGCTGTGCACGCTCGTCGACGACCGGGTGGACGTGGACAGGAGCGTGTCCGCCCTCGCCGAGCTGGATGCCCCGCGGCGCGTGCTCGGGGCGCTGAGGCAGCACAGGGAGAACGTGCTGTGGCACAGGTGCTTCTGCATGGTGGACAAGTTCCTGGCGCACGGCGACGACCGGTGCGTGAGGGAGGTGACCGGGGACAGGGTGCTGCCGGCGGCGCTGGTGAGCGCCTTCCACAAGGGCGACGCCGGTGCCAAGCAGGCCGCCGAGGGCATCCTCACGCGGCTGCACAGGATGCCCGACTACTCGGCGACCTATATGTCCGTGGAGATTTAG
- the LOC123401919 gene encoding putative U-box domain-containing protein 42 isoform X1 gives MWVASSSVVSCDMQKLSFYNSSTIHTRTLCSNLLDVMDTVMLIVPTTDFSQEDSMASSKAIMERQTARRAPTNMTQILESLFASVNLAKDLTVRCRGRALQLSDDEMQSIAHDLESVIQNICDHLGRISASALGSNAYSDVAMKSHSRKGYTDVAMSINAVTDMPNRRSVYDSGMPRLVDFLQGMYHESHEFGGQTFNSLPEVTEYVEPLYDGFFCPLTKEVMTDPVMTEGGVTYDRRAIEEHFERSADSSEPVCCPVTKVPLQSKAVMTNASLKSVIAEWRMRNEAMRIRIARTALSLSTTEAMVLEAIQELKSLTKLREKNKELMHKIGVTKVLSRLLDNHNEQIRLESLELLCLLVKDEEGKEIIGKTKAIARTVKLLSSSTVDERHAAISFLLELSESQLLLEKIGSTAGSILILTTMKINDSDDPIAAEKSGAVLKNLEKCPKNIKYMAESGYLEPLWSHLVEGPEEVQMEMISYLSELVLYQEVTIEITESTSGVLIEMVRSCNTVVHKAALDVLVQLSSHHPNSKVLVEAGAVLVMVEELFIRKIDDEPESYKAKAAIALANIVESGIDPDITVVNKEGHVLTSKYCVYNFVCMLKCFIPDDFNLSIIRLLLALTAFAKPLDVMVSVVRENHRGHAIVELMSSPMEALSIAATRLLITLSAHIGHTIAERLCKTQGQPGRLVKSISHARQITERHAASVTLLSRLPHRNISLNLALVQEGAVPVLLSGIEEMQSSAKRRSRYAAQYMEGLVGSLVRLTATLYNPTVLKEAMDHSLASVFTELLTGAAGSAEVQRLAAVGLENLSYQSIKLSQLPPEEDPRPKKKTMLKRLMTTRAQGNKNPQHQQPVCPVHRGVCSTVTSFCLLEAGAVEGLLVCLESDSPRVVEAALGALCTLVDDRVDVDRSVSALAELDAPRRVLGALRQHRENVLWHRCFCMVDKFLAHGDDRCVREVTGDRVLPAALVSAFHKGDAGAKQAAEGILTRLHRMPDYSATYMSVEI, from the exons CTCGCAGGGCCCCAACCAATATGACACAGATACTGGAATCTCTATTTGCCAGTGTCAACCTTGCTAAAGACCTCACTGTAAGGTGCAGAGGAAGAGCGCTGCAACTCTCAGATGATGAGATGCAAAGCATAGCACATGACCTGGAGAGTGTCATTCAGAACATATGTGATCATCTTGGCAGGATATCAGCATCAGCACTTGGCAGCAATGCTTACTCTGACGTGGCAATGAAGTCACACTCAAGGAAGGGCTACACCGATGTTGCTATGTCCATTAATGCAGTGACCGATATGCCCAATAGGAGGTCTGTCTACGACAGTGGCATGCCGAGGCTGGTGGACTTTCTGCAGGGAATGTACCATGAATCACATGAATTTGGCGGGCAGACGTTTAACTCTCTCCCGGAGGTCACAGAATATGTTGAGCCTCTGTATGATGGATTCTTCTGTCCACTGACAAAAGAGGTGATGACTGATCCTGTGATGACAGAGGGGGGTGTGACATATGACAGGAGAGCGATAGAAGAGCATTTTGAGAGGTCTGCAGACAGTTCGGAACCTGTCTGCTGCCCTGTCACAAAAGTTCCATTGCAGAGTAAGGCAGTGATGACTAATGCTTCCCTGAAGAGCGTAATTGCAGAATGGAGAATGAGGAATGAGGCAATGCGGATCAGAATTGCGCGAACTGCGCTGTCACTATCGACTACTGAGGCTATGGTTCTTGAGGCCATACAAGAGCTGAAATCGCTGACCAAGCTGAgagagaagaacaaggagctgaTGCATAAGATTGGTGTCACCAAGGTCCTATCACGTTTGTTGGACAACCACAATGAACAGATTCGGCTTGAGTCATTGGAGCTTCTGTGCTTGCTAGTTAAGGATGAAGAAGGAAAG GAAATCATTGGAAAGACCAAGGCCATTGCCAGGACAGTTAAGCTGCTGTCAAGTAGTACTGTTGATGAACGGCACGCAGCCATCTCTTTCTTGTTAGAGCTTTCAGAGTCCCAGTTATTGCTGGAGAAGATTGGTTCAACTGCTGGAAGTATTCTGATTCTCACCACAATGAAGATTAATGATTCTGATGATCCAATTGCTGCCGAGAAATCCGGAGCAGTCCTCAAGAACCTGGAAAAGTGTCCAAAGAACATCAAGTACATGGCCGAAAGTGGCTACCTAGAACCCCTTTGGAGTCATCTTGTTGAAG GTCCAGAAGAGGTGCAGATGGAGATGATCAGCTACCTAAGCGAGTTGGTCCTATACCAGGAAGTCACCATTGAAATCACTGAGAGTACGTCGGGCGTCCTCATCGAGATGGTGCGCAGCTGCAACACGGTGGTCCATAAGGCAGCGCTCGATGTCCTGGTCCAGCTTTCCTCGCACCACCCCAACAGCAAGGTGCTCGTTGAGGCAGGTGCTGTCCTGGTCATGGTTGAGGAGCTTTTCATACGGAAGATAGATGACGAACCCGAGAGCTACAAGGCCAAGGCTGCCATCGCCCTAGCCAACATCGTTGAGTCCGGCATTGATCCAGACATCACCGTGGTGAACAAGGAAGGCCACGTCCTCACGTCCAAGTATTGCGTCTACAACTTTGTGTGCATGCTCAAGTGCTTCATACCCGATGACTTCAATCTCAGCATCATCCGCCTACTGCTTGCGCTCACCGCATTTGCCAAGCCCCTGGATGTCATGGTCTCAGTGGTCAGAGAGAACCACCGCGGCCATGCCATTGTCGAGCTCATGAGCTCCCCAATGGAGGCACTTAGCATTGCTGCGACGAGGCTGCTCATCACTCTGTCAGCGCACATTGGCCACACCATCGCCGAGAGGCTCTGCAAGACTCAGGGGCAGCCGGGCAGGCTTGTCAAAAGCATCAGCCACGCCAGGCAAATCACTGAGCGGCATGCTGCTTCGGTGACGCTCCTCTCAAGGCTACCACACCGGAACATCTCGCTCAACCTTGCACTCGTGCAAGAGGGCGCCGTGCCGGTTCTGCTGAGCGGGATAGAAGAGATGCAGAGCAGCGCAAAGAGAAGGAGCCGGTACGCGGCACAATACATGGAGGGTCTGGTAGGCTCGCTGGTGCGGCTCACCGCGACGCTGTACAACCCGACCGTGCTGAAGGAAGCCATGGACCACAGCTTGGCCTCGGTGTTCACCGAGCTCCTCACCGGAGCTGCTGGAAGCGCTGAGGTGCAGCGGCTCGCCGCCGTGGGGCTAGAAAACCTCAGCTACCAGTCCATCAAACTGTCGCAGCTGCCACCGGAGGAGGACCCGCGGCCAAAGAAGAAGACAATGCTGAAGCGCCTAATGACCACAAGGGCGCAAGGCAACAAGAACCCCCAACACCAACAACCCGTCTGCCCGGTGCACCGGGGAGTCTGCTCCACGGTGACATCCTTCTGCCTCCTCGAGGCCGGCGCCGTCGAGGGCCTCCTCGTCTGCCTCGAGAGCGACAGCCCCCGGGTCGTGGAGGCCGCGCTGGGAGCGCTGTGCACGCTCGTCGACGACCGGGTGGACGTGGACAGGAGCGTGTCCGCCCTCGCCGAGCTGGATGCCCCGCGGCGCGTGCTCGGGGCGCTGAGGCAGCACAGGGAGAACGTGCTGTGGCACAGGTGCTTCTGCATGGTGGACAAGTTCCTGGCGCACGGCGACGACCGGTGCGTGAGGGAGGTGACCGGGGACAGGGTGCTGCCGGCGGCGCTGGTGAGCGCCTTCCACAAGGGCGACGCCGGTGCCAAGCAGGCCGCCGAGGGCATCCTCACGCGGCTGCACAGGATGCCCGACTACTCGGCGACCTATATGTCCGTGGAGATTTAG
- the LOC123402986 gene encoding protein FAM32A-like has translation MSEYQNVVGGKLKLKGKPLDVKEGGVKKKNKKKHRREESSQGEHGEPREGGSSELPGDPDNEFSEAHKLGDEGNAQADYDHLTPAERRYIEQKQKIDVHKLAKVADKSHRDRIQDFNQYLANLSEHYDIPKVGPG, from the exons ATGTCGGAGTACCAGAACGTCGTcggggggaagctcaagctgaagGGGAAGCCGCTGGATGTCAAGGAGGGCGGAgtcaagaagaagaataagaagaagcaccGCCGCGAGGAGTCCTCTCAAGGCGAGCACGGCGAGCCCCGCGAAG GTGGAAGCTCTGAATTGCCAGGTGACCCTGACAATGAGTTCAGTGAAGCTCACAAGCTGGGAGACGAAGGGAATGCACAAGCTGATTATGACCACCTCACTCCAGCCGAGAGGCGTTACATTGAACAGAAGCAGAAGATCGACGTACACAAGCTGGCCAAGGTGGCCGACAAGTCGCACAGGGACCGAATCCAGGACTTCAACCAGTACCTGGCAAATCTTAGTGAGCACTATGATATCCCAAAGGTCGGCCCTGGCTAA